One segment of Primulina huaijiensis isolate GDHJ02 unplaced genomic scaffold, ASM1229523v2 scaffold25443, whole genome shotgun sequence DNA contains the following:
- the LOC140967588 gene encoding uncharacterized protein, giving the protein MDGFLPLVYKSFEKNKVRRRYECLSSGTADSYNIADFYHSEDAYRPHQHDVIISQHEPVKASPSRGAHRRRYSSVHVAHVKTSGSASKFEDLDNGCDKPKQLVRFRSHRMFSCINGA; this is encoded by the coding sequence ATGGATGGCTTTCTTCCGTTGGTGTATAAATCTTTCGAGAAGAATAAAGTTCGACGACGATACGAGTGTCTCTCTTCCGGAACAGCGGATTCTTATAACATAGCCGATTTCTACCACTCGGAAGATGCTTATCGTCCTCATCAACATGACGTGATCATATCACAACACGAGCCCGTGAAAGCTTCGCCTTCGCGTGGGGCCCACCGCCGGCGGTATAGCTCGGTGCATGTGGCTCATGTCAAGACCAGTGGTTCCGCATCTAAATTTGAAGACCTTGATAATGGTTGTGATAAACCTAAGCAACTCGTCAGGTTTAGAAGCCACAGGATGTTTTCATGTATAAATGGTGCATGA
- the LOC140967590 gene encoding fatty acyl-CoA reductase 2, chloroplastic-like: protein MSRIQNQLLCSPNKFPNTNYAKTKLSFFGNSNKKYITQNNNLKIAVSRDKMNSFGIPCRILRHPLESELPLMEDEYGNNHSGVGIVEFFQGKNIFITGASGLVGKVLVEKMLRSTPVEKIYVLIKAKNEEAALDRLTKEIINSELFKCLQEQHGKSYASFVRDKLIPIVGDITKPNLGMDNESANAIMKNVDVIIQSAASTTLNDRYDFLIDLNANAPQRLMRFAKSCKNLKLFAHISTAYVNGRREGMILEKPLTMGENVRSKENDLNENGSCSFLRLDLGDELWLSRRSSMSSDQDLIIDDTKYLKKLGQERLLLEYIIPVDMVANTTVAAMAKHGRLEKQGLDVYHVASATRNPLRFCEFFDIIHEYFASNPLPNSKCESDIMIKKMKCFDHFDDFSEHTRHGIWERYRSTNGAVGTDEKLVQKLCKPKVAYAEQLCKMYEFVGFIKGRFHTGNTQRLLQEMSEEEQLSFEIDVTKIDWRKYFQEIHIPGLRKYVLNNRENVRAL from the exons ATGTCACGAATCCAAAACCAGCTGCTTTGCTCTCCGAACAAATTTCCTAACACAAACTATGCAAAAACCAAGCTTTCTTTTTTTGGTAAtagtaacaaaaaatatataacacaaaacaataatttaaaaatagctgTCAGTCGGGACAAGATGAATTCCTTCGGCATACCATGTCGAATACTCCGCCATCCTCTCGAATCGGAGCTGCCATTGATGGAAGATGAGTACGGCAATAACCACAGCGGAGTAGGGATCGTTGAGTTTTTCCAAGGGAAAAACATATTCATCACCGGTGCGTCAGGTCTTGTTGGAAAAG TTCTAGTGGAGAAGATGTTAAGATCGACACCAGTGGAAAAAATCTACGTGTTAATCAAGGCAAAGAATGAGGAAGCTGCGTTAGACAGATTGACAAAAGAG ATTATAAACTCCGAGCTATTCAAATGTCTGCAAGAGCAACATGGGAAATCATATGCTTCATTTGTAAGGGACAAGTTGATTCCCATTGTCGGTGATATTACTAAACCCAACCTCGGAATGGATAATGAGTCCGCAAATGCGATTATGAAGAATGTAGATGTGATTATACAATCTGCAGCTAGCACAACCCTGAATGATAG gtACGACTTCTTAATTGATTTGAATGCCAATGCCCCTCAAAGGTTAATGAGGTTTGCTAAATCATGCAAGAACCTCAAGCTTTTTGCCCATATATCCACTG CATATGTCAATGGAAGAAGAGAGGGGATGATCTTGGAAAAGCCATTGACGATGGGAGAAAATGTGAGAAGTAAGGAGAATGATCTGAATGAGAATGGTTCGTGCTCGTTTCTTCGTTTAGATTTAGGCGACGAGTTATGGCTGTCAAGGAGATCGAGCATGTCGTCTGATCAAGATCTCATTATCGATGATaccaaatatttgaaaaaattgggACAAGAAAGGTTATTACTCGAATATATA ATACCGGTGGATATGGTGGCGAATACGACGGTTGCAGCTATGGCAAAGCATGGACGTTTAGAAAAACAGGGACTGGATGTGTACCATGTAGCATCCGCTACTAGAAACCCTTTGCGATTTTGCGAATTTTTCGACATAATTCACGAATACTTTGCTTCGAACCCGCTACCAAATTCGAAATGTGAGAGCGATATCATGATTAAGAAAATGAAGTGTTTCGACCATTTTGATGACTTCTCTGAACACACCCGACACGGAATATGGGAGCGTTACAGGTCGACGAATGGTGCGGTTGGGACAGATGAAAAATTAGTTCAGAAACTATGCAAACCGAAGGTTGCATATGCCGAGCAACTTTGCAAGATGTATGAATTCGTAGGATTCATTAAAGGAAG GTTCCATACAGGAAATACTCAGAGATTATTACAAGAAATGTCTGAAGAAGAACAACTAAGCTTTGAAATAGACGTGACAAAAATAGATTGGAGGAAgtattttcaagaaattcaCATACCCGGTTTGAGAAAATATGTACTTAATAATCGCGAAAATGTGCGTGCATTATAA
- the LOC140967591 gene encoding 6,7-dimethyl-8-ribityllumazine synthase, chloroplastic-like, with product MASFSSLLPPTSRINFTNLQKSLDQCSLYCCYDTCNSKPASLAAPTAHSLRVGFGFPIEKSRKKDDALHTLAVRQLTGSVTSAEGLRFAIVVARFNEIVTKPLFVGALKTFEQYSVKEEDIDVVWVPGSFEIGVVAEKLGKSRKYQAIVCIGAVIRGDTTHYDAVANSAASGVLSAGLNSGVPCIFGVLTCDSMEQVNWGFF from the exons ATGGCTTCGTTTAGTTCTCTTCTTCCACCTACATCTCGTATCAATTTCACGAATCTTCAGAAATCTCTCGACCAATGTTCGCTTTACTGCTGCTATGATACGTGCAATAGTAAGCCCGCGAGTTTAGCTGCGCCTACTGCTCATTCGCTTCGCGTAG GTTTTGGGTTTCCTATTGAGAAGTCGAGAAAGAAAGATGACGCTTTGCATACATTGGCTGTTCGGCAGTTGACTGGATCAGTTACCTCTGCCGAGGGCCTCCGGTTTGCCATC GTGGTGGCGCGGTTCAACGAGATTGTTACTAAGCCGCTTTTTGTGGGAGCCTTAAAAACTTTCGAGCAGTATTCAGTTAAAGAAGAGGATATTGAT GTTGTTTGGGTTCCTGGTAGTTTTGAAATCGGCGTGGTTGCTGAGAAACTTGGAAAATCGCGAAAATACCAAGCAATCGTGTGTATTGGAGCTGTG ATTAGAGGTGATACCACCCACTATGATGCTGTGGCTAATTCGGCTGCTTCTGGAGTATTGTCAGCTGGCCTGAATTCAG GCGTGCCTTGCATATTTGGTGTTTTGACGTGTGATAGCATGGAGCAGGTAAATTggggctttttttaa